From one Vanessa tameamea isolate UH-Manoa-2023 chromosome 9, ilVanTame1 primary haplotype, whole genome shotgun sequence genomic stretch:
- the LOC113402853 gene encoding sulfotransferase 1C4-like — MAPCLDLPYEIWDVTKEEDKMIKKCLLGYTKPFVKCGKKGYVMPGAFRNHAEAIYNLKVRPDDIWVITFPRSGTTWTQEMVWLIENDLDFETAKEKPLYERFPMLELTAQIPELAFQLIKNNFMNLKNFQGLNQATKVSSWKTIEDAPSPRLIKTHLPLSMLPPNLLSTAKVIYVARDPRDVAVSYYYLHKMVGNSFVRTTFQNFWEAFRRDLLPWTPIIEHTNEAWKQRHNENLHFIFYEEMIKDLPKIIHDVSKFLNRDLAEKEVNILADHLSFDNLRKNKTVNNSTSDNGEVQFIRKGEAGGWRTHFDAKMEMEAEEFITSRLRGLDIKYPSISSDKEGCSHY, encoded by the exons ATGGCACCTTGTCTGGATCTACCCTATGAAATATGGGACGTGACGAAAGAGGAAGATAAAATGATTAAGAAATGCCTATTAG gataCACGAAACCGTTCGTGAAATGTGGCAAGAAGGGGTATGTGATGCCGGGCGCGTTCAGGAATCACGCGGAGGCCATATACAACCTTAAAGTCCGACCGGACGATATCTGGGTGATCACGTTTCCAAGATCAG gtACGACATGGACACAAGAAATGGTTTGGTTGATTGAAAACGATTTGGACTTCGAAACAGCTAAAGAAAAACCTCTCTATGAACGATTCCCTATGTTAga ATTAACTGCACAGATACCAGAGCTAGCGTTTCAACTCATCAAGAATAATTTCATGAATCTGAAGAATTTTCAAGGTTTGAATCAAGCAACCAAAGTTTCAAGTTGGAAGACGATTGAGGATGCACCTTCTCCTCGATTGATTAAAACTCACTTGCCCCTGTCTATGCTGCCCCCAAATCTATTGAGCACTGCTAAAGTCATATACGTAGCTAGAGATCCAAGGGATGTTGCtgtttcgtattattatttgcaCAAAATGGTTGGCAATAGTTTTGTGAGGACTACGTTCCAAAATTTCTGGGAAGCATTCAGGAGGGATTTGC TGCCTTGGACTCCAATAATCGAGCACACGAATGAGGCTTGGAAGCAGCGCCATAATGAAAAtctccattttattttttacgaagaAATGATAAAA GATTTACCGAAGATAATTCATGACGTGAGCAAGTTCCTAAACCGAGATTTGGCTGAGAAAGAAGTAAATATATTGGCGGATCATCTCAGCTTCGACAacttaagaaaaaacaaaacagttaaTAACAGTACAAGTGACAATGGCGAAGTTCAGTTCATACGAAAAG GTGAAGCTGGAGGCTGGAGGACGCACTTCGATGCTAAGATGGAGATGGAAGCCGAGGAATTCATAACCTCAAGACTACGCGGTCTCGATATAAAATACCCTTCAATCAGCAGCGATAAAGAGGGCTGTTCACATTATTAG